From the Flavobacterium galactosidilyticum genome, one window contains:
- a CDS encoding tetratricopeptide repeat protein yields the protein MKINIIKHLFIPSFLVFLVACSTKKDTFLARNSHALSTKYNILYNGGIGFEKGLKSIQANNEDDFWELLPPEKMQIKDEISTSNKSSNADFELAEAKATKAIQKHSMNIGGREKNSQIDEAYLMLGKARYHDQRFVPALDAFNYVLYKYPNSSKIYEAKIWREKTNMRLGNDALVIKNISKLLEDQKLKHQVFADANALLTASFLNVEEKDSAVAKIKLAIEFTKVNQEKARYRFILGQLYQELGYKDSAVAAYKSVIEMNRKADRRFVIQAHAKKAELFDYQNGDSVNFEKTFDKLIKDRENRPYKDLIFHQMALFHDKKNNQKAALEFYNASLQTNSKDAYLTASNYRNLGNMYFRDAAYSQAAKYYDSTLVKLNAKSREFIKIQKIRGNLDEVILYEAVAKRNDSILTVVAMNPADKVTYFENYILKLQKQDEEKRILEEKNKEKQENINRNNAASSFDVVSNPDAPQPTRRSAMTPPAMPGTNSKTAGTTFYFYNPTTVAFGKLEFKKVWGTRVLEGNWRNASVKGNTSLADSATEESDIAENDENATKIVEQYTTDFYLKQLPTETVEIDSIHKERNFANYQLGIIYKEKFKENRLAIAKLEDLLSSDPEEKLVLPAMYNLYKLYQIADASKANDMKNKISAQYPQSRYAQIVNNTGVDSSSQNESPESVYNKWYKLFEKEQFALILESIDPLITQYSGDEIISKFELLKANTIGKLKGITAYKNALQVVADNYPNREEGKNAQTIINDQIPLLEKLEFVTTESNSWKVLYQVGLREDKSTKDLEEKIMKFIASENLQKLTFSYDIYTDSKNFITIHGIKTKAYADDIALVLKDNAKFKITNPAIVISAENYKVIQIKKNLENYLALEKK from the coding sequence TTGAAAATCAATATAATCAAACATTTATTTATTCCGTCATTTTTAGTTTTTTTAGTAGCTTGTTCTACTAAAAAAGACACTTTTTTGGCTAGAAATTCGCACGCATTAAGCACTAAGTATAACATTTTATACAATGGCGGAATAGGCTTTGAAAAAGGACTGAAATCAATTCAAGCCAATAACGAGGACGATTTTTGGGAGCTCTTGCCACCAGAAAAGATGCAAATTAAGGATGAGATATCCACCAGCAATAAATCTAGTAATGCTGATTTTGAATTGGCTGAAGCCAAAGCTACTAAAGCCATCCAAAAACACTCCATGAATATTGGAGGAAGAGAAAAAAATAGTCAAATAGATGAAGCCTATTTAATGCTTGGAAAAGCGAGGTATCACGATCAACGATTTGTGCCAGCTCTAGATGCTTTTAACTATGTCTTGTACAAATATCCAAACAGTAGCAAGATTTACGAAGCTAAGATATGGCGTGAAAAAACTAACATGCGTTTAGGAAATGATGCTTTAGTTATAAAAAACATCAGTAAATTACTGGAAGATCAGAAATTAAAACATCAAGTTTTTGCCGATGCAAATGCATTGCTAACCGCTTCTTTTTTAAATGTAGAAGAGAAGGATAGTGCTGTTGCGAAAATAAAATTGGCTATCGAATTTACTAAAGTAAATCAGGAAAAAGCGCGCTACCGTTTCATTTTAGGTCAGCTGTATCAAGAACTCGGGTACAAGGACAGCGCTGTTGCTGCATATAAATCGGTTATCGAAATGAATAGAAAAGCAGATCGACGATTTGTCATTCAAGCACACGCTAAAAAAGCAGAGTTGTTTGATTATCAAAATGGTGATTCTGTTAATTTCGAAAAAACATTTGATAAATTAATAAAAGATAGAGAAAATCGTCCTTATAAAGATTTGATTTTTCATCAGATGGCTTTGTTTCATGACAAGAAAAACAATCAAAAAGCGGCATTAGAATTTTACAATGCGTCTTTGCAAACAAACTCTAAAGATGCTTATCTAACAGCATCAAATTATAGGAACTTAGGAAATATGTATTTTAGAGATGCTGCTTATTCTCAAGCGGCAAAATATTATGATAGTACTTTAGTTAAACTGAATGCAAAGTCTAGAGAGTTCATCAAAATCCAAAAAATAAGAGGCAATCTCGATGAGGTTATTTTGTATGAAGCAGTTGCAAAAAGGAATGATAGTATTCTAACAGTTGTAGCAATGAATCCTGCTGATAAAGTAACTTATTTTGAGAATTATATTTTAAAGCTTCAAAAGCAAGATGAGGAAAAAAGAATTTTAGAAGAAAAAAACAAGGAGAAACAAGAAAACATTAATAGAAATAATGCAGCTTCCTCTTTTGATGTTGTTTCTAATCCCGATGCTCCGCAACCAACCAGAAGATCAGCAATGACGCCACCTGCAATGCCAGGTACAAATTCGAAAACTGCAGGAACTACATTTTATTTCTATAATCCTACAACAGTTGCTTTTGGAAAATTAGAATTTAAAAAAGTATGGGGAACTAGAGTTTTAGAGGGCAACTGGAGAAATGCATCGGTTAAAGGAAATACTAGTCTCGCTGATTCAGCTACTGAAGAAAGTGACATTGCTGAAAATGATGAAAATGCCACCAAAATTGTTGAACAATACACCACAGATTTTTACCTAAAACAGCTTCCAACAGAAACAGTGGAAATAGATAGTATCCACAAAGAACGCAATTTTGCTAATTATCAATTAGGTATTATTTACAAAGAAAAATTTAAAGAAAATCGCTTGGCTATTGCAAAGCTGGAAGATTTATTGAGCAGCGATCCTGAGGAAAAACTAGTGCTTCCTGCTATGTACAATTTGTATAAATTATATCAGATTGCTGATGCTAGTAAAGCAAATGATATGAAGAATAAAATTAGCGCTCAGTATCCACAATCTCGATATGCGCAAATCGTTAATAACACCGGTGTAGATTCTAGTTCGCAAAACGAATCACCGGAAAGTGTCTATAATAAATGGTATAAATTGTTTGAGAAGGAGCAGTTTGCTTTAATTTTAGAGAGTATAGACCCATTAATAACGCAGTATTCAGGTGATGAAATTATATCAAAATTCGAATTATTAAAAGCAAACACAATTGGCAAATTGAAAGGTATTACTGCTTACAAAAACGCTTTGCAAGTTGTTGCGGATAATTATCCAAATCGTGAAGAAGGGAAAAACGCACAAACGATAATCAATGATCAAATCCCACTTTTAGAGAAATTAGAATTTGTCACGACGGAGTCCAATAGCTGGAAAGTTTTATATCAAGTAGGCTTACGGGAGGATAAAAGCACAAAAGATTTAGAAGAGAAAATCATGAAATTCATTGCTAGTGAGAACCTTCAAAAACTGACTTTTTCTTATGATATTTATACTGATAGTAAAAATTTCATTACTATTCACGGTATAAAAACTAAGGCTTATGCTGATGATATTGCTTTAGTTTTAAAAGATAATGCAAAATTTAAAATTACAAATCCAGCAATTGTAATTTCAGCTGAAAACTATAAAGTGATCCAAATCAAGAAAAATCTTGAAAACTATTTAGCACTTGAAAAGAAATAA
- the atpB gene encoding F0F1 ATP synthase subunit A, which yields MVFSNKPVQFLLVALVASIPYFGFANPVVDSLSIANEAVAVQHEEVSHEKKAFDATELINSHIGDSHEFHIADWGGHPISFYLPVILWTNSGLEIFSSERFHHDNEAKHVVDVNGQKLVRFNEVIYYADKFEKLTVEERKNGAFAFDARPLNFSITKLVFSMFMSSIIMFLLFLAVARSYKKNELAPKGIAGFLEPLVTFVRDDIARPNIGEKKYEKYMPYLLTIFFFIWINNLIGLIPFFPFSSNLTGNIYFTFVMALITFIVTTLSGNKDYWGHIFNTPGVPFWLAPIMIPVELIGMLTKPFALMIRLFANITAGHIIILSLISLIFIFETVMVSPISGAFVLFMSVLEMLVAALQAYVFTLLSALFIGQAVAEHDHH from the coding sequence ATGGTATTTTCAAATAAACCCGTTCAGTTCTTATTAGTTGCCTTAGTAGCCAGTATTCCTTATTTTGGATTTGCAAATCCAGTGGTTGATAGCCTTTCTATTGCTAATGAAGCAGTTGCTGTTCAGCATGAAGAAGTCTCTCATGAAAAGAAAGCATTTGATGCTACAGAATTAATTAATTCTCACATTGGTGATTCTCATGAGTTTCATATTGCAGACTGGGGCGGACATCCTATTTCTTTTTACTTACCAGTAATTTTGTGGACTAACAGTGGTTTAGAAATTTTCTCTTCTGAAAGATTTCACCATGACAATGAAGCAAAACATGTTGTTGATGTTAATGGCCAAAAGTTAGTGCGTTTCAACGAAGTTATTTATTATGCAGATAAATTTGAAAAACTAACTGTAGAGGAAAGAAAAAATGGTGCATTTGCATTTGATGCAAGACCATTAAACTTTTCAATCACTAAACTTGTATTTTCAATGTTTATGTCTTCTATAATAATGTTTTTATTATTTTTAGCTGTTGCAAGATCATACAAGAAAAACGAATTGGCACCAAAAGGGATCGCTGGTTTTCTTGAGCCACTTGTAACTTTTGTTAGAGATGATATCGCTAGACCTAACATTGGAGAAAAAAAATACGAAAAGTACATGCCGTACCTTTTGACAATCTTTTTCTTTATTTGGATTAACAACCTTATTGGTTTAATTCCGTTTTTCCCATTTAGTTCAAACTTGACAGGAAATATTTATTTTACTTTTGTAATGGCATTAATTACTTTTATTGTTACAACTTTAAGTGGAAATAAAGATTATTGGGGGCATATTTTCAATACGCCAGGAGTTCCGTTTTGGTTAGCACCAATTATGATTCCTGTTGAATTGATTGGGATGTTAACTAAACCATTCGCATTAATGATTCGTTTATTTGCTAACATTACGGCAGGTCACATCATTATTTTAAGTTTAATTTCACTAATCTTTATATTTGAAACGGTAATGGTTTCTCCTATTTCTGGAGCGTTCGTTTTATTTATGAGTGTATTAGAAATGTTAGTTGCAGCATTACAAGCCTATGTGTTTACGTTGTTATCAGCATTGTTTATCGGTCAGGCTGTTGCAGAGCACGATCATCATTAA
- a CDS encoding F0F1 ATP synthase subunit B, with protein MNFTAPESLIFWTTIIFFVFFLLLRKFAWKPILGAVKGREESINNALASAESARREMQNLTADNERILQEARLERDNMLKEAREMRDKMVADSKKEAQVQGERMISQAKIAIEAEKNAAMAELKTQVSTLSLNIAEKLLKDELSNKEAQTKLVEKMLGDVKLN; from the coding sequence ATGAATTTTACAGCACCGGAGAGTTTAATTTTTTGGACAACGATCATTTTCTTTGTTTTCTTTCTACTTTTAAGAAAATTTGCTTGGAAACCAATTTTGGGAGCAGTAAAAGGTCGTGAAGAATCTATTAACAATGCTTTGGCTTCTGCCGAATCAGCGCGTAGAGAAATGCAGAATTTAACTGCAGATAACGAACGTATTTTACAAGAAGCAAGATTAGAGCGTGATAACATGCTAAAAGAAGCTCGTGAAATGAGAGATAAAATGGTTGCTGATTCTAAAAAAGAAGCACAAGTTCAAGGAGAAAGAATGATTTCACAAGCAAAAATTGCTATTGAAGCGGAGAAAAATGCAGCTATGGCTGAATTGAAAACACAAGTTTCTACTTTGTCATTGAATATCGCAGAAAAATTATTGAAAGACGAATTATCTAATAAAGAAGCTCAAACTAAATTAGTTGAGAAAATGTTAGGTGACGTAAAATTAAACTAA
- a CDS encoding bactofilin family protein: MFDKKPKSYTDLLGKTNRIVEGTTIKGDIISEADFRLDGNLIGNFQSVGKIVIGPAGSVIGDIVCKNADVEGKFNGSMQITEVLNVKSKASIAGEVSVGKLSVEPGADFSASCVMSNNQKKGSLTDGKKQ; the protein is encoded by the coding sequence ATGTTTGACAAAAAGCCAAAATCATACACAGATCTTTTAGGTAAAACCAATCGAATTGTAGAAGGGACTACCATAAAAGGAGATATCATTTCAGAAGCTGATTTTAGATTAGATGGAAATTTAATAGGTAATTTTCAGTCAGTTGGAAAGATAGTTATTGGACCTGCCGGAAGTGTTATAGGGGATATTGTATGCAAAAATGCTGATGTTGAAGGGAAATTTAACGGAAGTATGCAAATCACTGAAGTGCTGAATGTAAAGTCGAAAGCTAGCATTGCTGGAGAAGTTAGCGTAGGCAAGTTATCGGTTGAGCCAGGTGCTGATTTTAGCGCTTCTTGTGTGATGAGTAACAATCAAAAAAAAGGATCGCTTACTGATGGAAAAAAACAATAA
- the atpE gene encoding ATP synthase F0 subunit C: MVLAGIGAGLAVIGAGLGIGKIGGSAMDAIARQPEAAGKIQTAMIIAAALIEGVALFAVVVALIAK, from the coding sequence ATGGTATTAGCTGGAATCGGAGCTGGATTAGCAGTAATTGGAGCAGGTCTTGGAATTGGAAAAATTGGTGGATCTGCTATGGATGCAATTGCTCGTCAGCCAGAAGCTGCTGGAAAAATCCAAACTGCTATGATTATCGCTGCTGCACTTATTGAAGGTGTTGCGCTTTTCGCAGTAGTTGTTGCTTTAATTGCAAAGTAA
- a CDS encoding AtpZ/AtpI family protein, with protein sequence MEKNNNPKQTNKWLVMMNIPFQMGVIIFCFTYLGMWLDEKYTNTSIFTIILSLLAVFIALYNVIRQVENLNKDD encoded by the coding sequence ATGGAAAAAAACAATAATCCAAAGCAAACTAATAAGTGGCTAGTAATGATGAATATTCCTTTTCAAATGGGTGTGATCATTTTTTGCTTTACTTATTTAGGAATGTGGCTGGATGAAAAATATACTAATACATCTATTTTTACAATAATATTATCACTTTTAGCTGTTTTTATAGCATTATATAATGTTATCAGACAGGTTGAAAATTTAAACAAAGACGATTAA